Proteins encoded by one window of Blautia luti:
- a CDS encoding AraC family transcriptional regulator: MKIDDIIRKCIEIPGVSIKRSEFNAELLMKTKEGKGSMTFFQLFPGLTIAYIFINSPTWAAPNLGEDSFIKKGPLLLNYCVTGRCEIILNNGNFVYVKDGDISLTECFAQKQYVYPRRIYEGMELFVDTNTLATESTWIQKEFGIDIPKIIELFCPNDNTYISAVTPEVEEILIKLWELFDIAPPFSISQMKIYVLALFSLLQNLNNIPPSQACTFFTETQVDIAKRVEKIITSDLRQHHPAWELAAQFSVSETSLKNYFRGVFGQNISIYLREVRMKKAAELLTLTRLSVAEIAELVGYMNQSKFASVFKKQFGLSPLEYRRSKKLENI; this comes from the coding sequence ATGAAGATTGATGATATTATTAGAAAATGTATTGAAATTCCCGGCGTTTCAATAAAACGTAGCGAGTTCAACGCAGAACTACTTATGAAAACTAAGGAAGGAAAAGGGTCTATGACATTTTTTCAACTTTTCCCCGGACTTACTATTGCGTATATTTTTATAAATTCTCCGACATGGGCAGCTCCAAATTTGGGTGAAGATAGTTTCATTAAAAAAGGGCCTTTGCTCCTAAACTATTGCGTGACTGGTCGTTGCGAGATTATCTTGAATAACGGAAACTTTGTATATGTGAAAGATGGAGATATTTCTCTCACGGAGTGTTTTGCCCAAAAGCAATATGTCTATCCTCGCCGTATCTATGAGGGAATGGAGCTTTTTGTTGATACTAATACACTGGCAACAGAGAGTACATGGATACAAAAAGAGTTTGGCATAGACATCCCTAAAATCATTGAACTTTTTTGCCCAAACGATAACACTTATATCTCAGCAGTTACTCCTGAAGTTGAAGAAATATTGATTAAGCTCTGGGAACTTTTTGATATTGCGCCTCCGTTTTCGATTTCTCAAATGAAGATCTATGTTCTGGCTCTATTTTCATTACTACAAAATCTTAACAATATCCCCCCATCGCAAGCCTGCACATTTTTTACTGAAACACAGGTAGATATAGCAAAACGTGTTGAAAAAATTATCACTTCCGATTTGCGGCAACATCATCCTGCATGGGAATTGGCAGCTCAGTTTTCTGTCAGCGAAACCAGCTTAAAAAACTATTTTCGTGGCGTTTTTGGTCAAAATATTTCCATCTATCTACGGGAAGTCCGAATGAAAAAAGCTGCAGAGTTACTGACTCTTACAAGATTGTCCGTTGCAGAAATAGCAGAGTTGGTCGGCTATATGAATCAAAGCAAATTTGCATCAGTTTTCAAAAAACAATTCGGCCTATCGCCATTGGAATACCGGCGGTCAAAAAAACTGGAAAATATATAA
- a CDS encoding MptD family putative ECF transporter S component → MSNKLQAKDLINLGLFTVLYFVIGCCVAIPVGFVPIFLPILGALWSLITGIPFMLFLTRVKKFGMVTIMGILSGLLMGLTGMGFWGVPMGVIFGLLGDLILKSGGYKSAKKSLIGYAVFSLWMVGTYIPMYFMVEDSWASFAASFGEEYADRVMAVMPMWSIILVIAGIFIFAILGGLLGKALLKKHFAKAGIV, encoded by the coding sequence ATGAGTAACAAGTTACAAGCAAAAGACCTGATTAACCTCGGCCTGTTCACCGTTCTCTACTTTGTGATTGGCTGCTGTGTCGCCATTCCCGTCGGCTTTGTACCTATCTTTTTGCCGATCCTCGGAGCATTGTGGTCTTTGATTACCGGCATCCCGTTCATGCTGTTCCTGACCAGAGTTAAAAAATTCGGCATGGTTACAATTATGGGAATTTTAAGCGGCCTGCTGATGGGGCTGACTGGCATGGGATTTTGGGGCGTACCGATGGGCGTGATTTTTGGGCTGCTGGGAGATCTGATCTTGAAATCCGGCGGTTATAAAAGCGCCAAGAAGAGCCTGATCGGGTATGCGGTGTTCAGCCTTTGGATGGTTGGTACATATATCCCCATGTATTTCATGGTTGAGGATTCCTGGGCCAGTTTTGCGGCCAGCTTTGGTGAGGAATACGCTGACAGGGTAATGGCTGTTATGCCTATGTGGAGCATTATTCTGGTAATCGCCGGAATCTTCATTTTTGCGATCCTGGGCGGACTTTTAGGTAAGGCGCTTCTGAAAAAGCATTTTGCTAAAGCGGGCATTGTGTGA
- a CDS encoding class I SAM-dependent methyltransferase — protein sequence MRKHKNFWDKNADRYDRFMRKDRAAYEKMYALIQPVVKAKTVLELATGTGLIAKHIVNAAAHIEATDASPEMIAEAKRDNQSAKLHFSVQDMFCLPYADKSFDVVIVSNALHIVSQPEKALAEIHRVLKEDGVLIAPTFTHAGNSFSGRVRAFFMKLAGFPLHSKWTSEEYLHFLRQNGWTVRKSVVLKASFPLTYTECVKSEV from the coding sequence ATGCGAAAACACAAGAACTTCTGGGACAAAAATGCCGATCGTTACGACCGCTTTATGCGAAAGGATCGGGCGGCGTATGAAAAGATGTATGCGCTGATCCAGCCGGTTGTAAAAGCCAAGACGGTGCTGGAGCTTGCTACCGGCACGGGATTGATCGCAAAACACATCGTGAACGCGGCGGCACACATCGAGGCGACGGACGCCTCCCCGGAGATGATTGCCGAGGCGAAGCGGGATAATCAATCTGCAAAGCTGCACTTTTCCGTGCAGGATATGTTCTGCCTGCCCTATGCGGACAAGTCCTTTGATGTGGTGATCGTGTCCAACGCACTGCACATCGTGTCGCAGCCGGAGAAAGCCCTTGCCGAGATTCATCGGGTGCTGAAAGAGGACGGCGTGCTCATCGCGCCCACCTTCACTCATGCGGGAAACTCTTTTTCCGGCAGGGTGAGAGCGTTTTTTATGAAGCTGGCGGGCTTTCCGCTCCACAGCAAGTGGACGAGCGAGGAATACCTGCACTTCCTGCGGCAAAACGGCTGGACGGTGCGGAAAAGCGTCGTGCTGAAAGCATCCTTTCCATTAACTTATACCGAATGTGTGAAATCGGAGGTGTGA
- a CDS encoding class I SAM-dependent methyltransferase — protein sequence MSFFENTRNPVGLGGKLMVVMMNLGHSPVARWGLQFLNAAPDAKVLDCGCGGGANIKRLLKKCPEGIVKGIDYSPVSVEKSKKVNEAAIAEGRCTVLQGSVADMIFAGDWFDAVTAFETVYFWPDLPQCFREVYRVLKPGGTLLICNESNGDTDKDKKWTEIIGGMTIYKDIELKAYLEQAGFHDVQIHKKKSWLCITARK from the coding sequence ATGTCATTTTTTGAAAACACCCGCAACCCCGTGGGGCTTGGCGGAAAGCTCATGGTCGTCATGATGAATCTCGGTCACAGCCCCGTGGCACGGTGGGGGCTTCAATTTCTGAATGCCGCGCCGGACGCCAAGGTGCTGGACTGCGGCTGCGGCGGAGGGGCGAACATCAAGAGACTTCTGAAAAAATGCCCGGAGGGTATTGTCAAGGGCATTGACTATTCCCCCGTCAGTGTGGAGAAATCCAAAAAGGTCAACGAGGCCGCCATAGCGGAGGGTCGCTGCACCGTCCTACAAGGCAGCGTGGCGGATATGATCTTTGCAGGCGACTGGTTCGATGCGGTAACGGCCTTTGAAACCGTCTATTTCTGGCCCGATCTGCCGCAGTGCTTCCGGGAGGTTTACCGGGTGCTGAAGCCCGGCGGGACATTACTCATCTGCAACGAAAGCAACGGCGATACAGACAAGGACAAGAAGTGGACGGAGATCATCGGCGGCATGACCATCTACAAAGATATTGAATTAAAGGCGTATCTGGAGCAGGCAGGCTTTCACGATGTGCAGATACACAAAAAGAAAAGTTGGCTCTGCATCACGGCGCGGAAATGA
- a CDS encoding metal-dependent transcriptional regulator, with product MKLHASGEDYLETILVLQKKLGMVRSVDVARHMEVSKPSVCHAVATLRDGGFLTMDEDHFLHLTDVGREVAEKIFERHCFFTEQLITAGVDPRTAETDACRIEHIISDESFSRLKEAAEQEQT from the coding sequence ATGAAACTTCATGCGTCCGGGGAGGACTACCTGGAAACCATCCTTGTTCTCCAAAAGAAACTCGGTATGGTGCGCTCCGTAGATGTAGCCCGGCATATGGAGGTGTCAAAACCCAGCGTGTGCCATGCAGTGGCTACCTTGCGGGACGGCGGCTTTCTCACTATGGACGAAGATCACTTTCTCCATCTGACCGATGTAGGCCGCGAGGTTGCCGAAAAAATCTTCGAGCGACACTGCTTCTTTACCGAGCAGCTTATCACCGCAGGCGTTGACCCCAGGACTGCGGAGACTGACGCCTGCCGGATTGAACACATCATCAGCGATGAGAGCTTTTCACGGCTGAAAGAGGCAGCCGAACAGGAACAAACCTAA
- a CDS encoding ABC transporter ATP-binding protein produces MYGTLKKIFAFAGSKKGLLKKSLLFSFLSGLFSAMQFAALFVVIGALVSDDRNGKFIWLSLGIMAVSLLGRIITTYFSTMEQTETGYCMVAEKRIHIGDRLRYIPMGYFNKNSIGNITAIVTTTLGDVENSAARVLVSVLGGFFNSVALVIVLLIFDWRIGLVAAAGVLIYLAAAELALRKSAALSGVRQHTQESLVESVLEYIQGMGIVKAFGLERDSTQSIGSAIKASCRDNLKLTKASVPYDAIKQAVIRVFSALLLLASVWFWLDGSLPLAYGLILVIASFMVFNDLENAGNMASLLQMLAASMDTANSIDDTPAMDEKGADITPKSSEIVFDKVDFSYADRKILDQVSFTIPEKTTTAIVGPSGAGKTTMCNLIARFWDVNAGKITIGGTDIRDFKLDSLMKNISMVFQSVYLFADTIENNIKFGCPDATHEQVVEAAKKACCHDFISALPDGYDTVIGEGGGTLSGGEKQRISIARAMLKDAPIIILDEATSSVDPENEDELQRAIEALTHDKTIIMIAHRLKTVRNADQILVLDNAHIVQRGTHAELIQQKGLYADFVSARQEAIGWKLAQ; encoded by the coding sequence ATGTATGGAACATTGAAAAAAATTTTTGCTTTTGCAGGCAGTAAAAAGGGACTTCTGAAAAAATCCCTGTTATTTTCATTCCTGTCCGGGCTGTTTTCAGCCATGCAGTTTGCCGCCCTCTTTGTGGTGATCGGCGCGCTGGTATCTGACGACCGGAACGGAAAGTTTATCTGGCTTTCGCTGGGGATTATGGCCGTTTCCCTTCTTGGGCGTATCATTACGACCTATTTCTCCACGATGGAGCAGACAGAAACCGGCTATTGCATGGTAGCGGAAAAGCGTATCCACATCGGAGATCGGCTGCGCTATATCCCGATGGGATACTTCAACAAGAATAGTATCGGGAACATTACCGCCATTGTCACAACGACTTTGGGCGATGTGGAGAACTCGGCAGCCCGTGTCCTGGTGTCGGTGCTGGGCGGATTTTTTAACTCGGTTGCCCTTGTCATCGTCCTGCTGATATTCGACTGGCGGATTGGGCTTGTAGCCGCTGCCGGTGTCCTGATTTACCTTGCGGCGGCGGAACTGGCGCTTCGCAAATCTGCCGCGCTCAGCGGGGTACGCCAGCACACACAGGAGTCCCTTGTGGAGTCCGTATTGGAGTACATTCAGGGTATGGGGATTGTCAAAGCATTTGGACTGGAACGGGACAGCACGCAGTCTATCGGCAGTGCAATTAAGGCGAGCTGCCGGGATAACCTGAAATTGACAAAGGCCAGCGTTCCCTATGACGCTATCAAACAGGCCGTTATTCGGGTGTTCAGCGCCCTGCTACTTTTGGCCTCAGTCTGGTTCTGGCTGGACGGCTCCTTGCCGCTGGCCTACGGCCTGATTTTGGTGATTGCTTCTTTCATGGTGTTCAACGATTTGGAGAACGCCGGGAATATGGCCTCTCTGCTGCAAATGCTGGCGGCCTCGATGGATACGGCAAACTCTATTGATGACACGCCGGCGATGGACGAAAAAGGCGCTGACATTACGCCGAAGTCCAGCGAGATCGTGTTTGACAAGGTGGATTTTTCCTACGCTGACCGCAAGATATTGGATCAGGTCAGCTTCACCATTCCCGAAAAAACAACTACGGCCATTGTCGGCCCTTCCGGGGCAGGTAAGACAACGATGTGCAACCTGATTGCCCGTTTTTGGGATGTGAACGCTGGGAAGATTACCATTGGCGGTACGGATATACGGGATTTCAAGCTGGACAGCCTGATGAAGAATATCTCGATGGTGTTCCAGAGCGTATACCTCTTTGCAGATACGATTGAGAACAATATCAAGTTTGGCTGCCCAGACGCCACCCATGAGCAGGTGGTTGAAGCGGCGAAAAAGGCTTGCTGTCATGACTTTATTTCTGCCCTACCGGATGGCTATGACACCGTGATTGGCGAGGGCGGCGGCACTTTGTCCGGAGGCGAGAAACAGCGGATTTCTATCGCCCGCGCCATGCTGAAGGACGCACCTATCATCATTTTGGACGAGGCAACAAGCAGCGTTGACCCAGAGAATGAGGATGAATTGCAGCGAGCTATCGAGGCATTGACCCATGACAAGACCATCATCATGATTGCCCACCGGCTGAAAACCGTCCGCAACGCCGATCAGATCCTTGTACTGGACAACGCTCATATCGTCCAGCGCGGCACTCATGCGGAGCTGATCCAGCAAAAGGGCCTGTATGCCGATTTTGTATCGGCCAGACAGGAGGCCATCGGCTGGAAGCTGGCTCAGTAA
- a CDS encoding energy-coupling factor transporter transmembrane component T translates to MNGLSFSATTEKRKGILLDPRTKLILLLTITTLMFSTSNEGIMNIVKPCLSLVPFALILSERRFKTAGKYLVLYAVCFILERIALTSLSGLLSFIVLAVTSIMTRFAPGIMTGAYLISSTSISEFIGAMERMHITEKIVIPMSVIFRFFPTISEEYQAIRDAMKMRGIRFGGKNPFLMLEYRLVPLMVSVVKIGDELSAAALTRGLGAPVKRTNVCQIGFHVQDLIAILFCVICFALFLFQQQISF, encoded by the coding sequence ATGAACGGGCTATCATTTTCAGCAACAACCGAAAAAAGAAAAGGAATCCTGCTTGATCCCCGGACAAAGCTCATTCTGCTGCTGACGATTACAACACTGATGTTCAGTACCAGTAACGAAGGAATTATGAACATCGTCAAGCCGTGTCTAAGCCTTGTCCCCTTTGCTCTGATTTTGTCGGAACGCCGTTTCAAAACAGCAGGAAAATATCTGGTGCTATATGCGGTTTGCTTTATACTGGAACGGATTGCCCTTACGAGTTTGAGCGGATTACTCTCGTTCATCGTGCTGGCAGTGACATCTATCATGACGCGGTTTGCGCCCGGCATTATGACAGGTGCCTATCTGATCTCATCCACTTCGATCAGTGAGTTTATCGGCGCAATGGAGCGTATGCACATCACGGAAAAAATCGTGATTCCAATGTCTGTCATTTTTCGCTTTTTCCCAACCATCAGCGAAGAATATCAGGCCATCCGGGATGCAATGAAAATGCGGGGCATACGATTCGGCGGGAAAAATCCTTTCCTGATGTTGGAATATCGCCTTGTTCCTTTGATGGTGTCCGTTGTGAAGATTGGTGATGAACTTTCTGCTGCTGCGTTGACACGGGGGCTTGGAGCCCCCGTTAAACGTACAAACGTGTGCCAGATCGGTTTCCATGTTCAAGATTTGATTGCGATTCTGTTTTGCGTTATCTGTTTTGCCTTGTTTTTGTTTCAGCAGCAGATTTCTTTTTGA
- a CDS encoding ABC transporter ATP-binding protein: MKEEKKESPIGVLWGWGKPYHGKFIGSIILAVLGVACQMVPYFCVAHIVTMMLSGEQNFSRYVTAGIIALCGYFGKVLFSCLSTTISHTATYYTLRDLRENITEKLARVPMGTILDTPSGQYKTTIVDRVEGMEPTFAHLIPEMTANVLVPIVIVVYLLILDWRMALLSLVTLVVGLAVMSAGMKNYPVKWEGAVKAGKQMADAIVEYIGGIEVVKAFSQSAGSYKKYSDSVNYNANYYVDWMRENQKTMSAYNAILPSVLICVLPCGFAFWLSGSLELSTFLSIVIFSLGLIGPIIAAFTFTDDLAVLGTNVEEISQLLNAEELNHKETPIKLEDTGISLRSVSFSYDGTTEVLHDVNLTIHPGTMTALVGPSGSGKSTVAKLIAGYWDVTSGSITLGGHELKDIPLSEIADQISYVSQDNYLFNRSIRENIRMGRPDATDAEVEQAAKQSGCDAFIRKLDNGYDTVVGSAGSHLSGGERQRIAIARAMLKNAPVVILDEATAYIDPENEALVQKAISALTVGKTLIVIAHRLSTIVGADNIVVVKDGTIHAQGTHEKLLETCPLYRDMWQAHIGAKDQM; encoded by the coding sequence GTGAAAGAAGAAAAGAAGGAGTCACCCATAGGCGTCTTATGGGGATGGGGCAAACCTTATCATGGAAAATTCATCGGCAGTATTATTCTTGCGGTATTAGGCGTGGCCTGCCAGATGGTGCCCTATTTCTGCGTGGCGCATATTGTCACAATGATGTTGTCTGGGGAACAGAATTTTTCCCGCTATGTGACCGCTGGTATTATTGCACTGTGCGGCTACTTTGGGAAGGTGCTGTTTTCCTGTCTTTCTACAACGATTTCCCACACAGCAACCTATTACACGCTGCGCGATCTGCGGGAGAACATTACCGAGAAACTTGCCCGTGTGCCAATGGGAACGATTTTGGATACGCCCTCTGGACAGTATAAAACGACGATTGTTGACCGGGTGGAGGGAATGGAGCCGACCTTTGCACACCTGATCCCGGAAATGACCGCAAATGTGCTGGTTCCCATTGTGATTGTCGTGTACCTGCTTATTCTGGACTGGCGTATGGCGCTTTTGTCCCTTGTCACTCTCGTGGTGGGCCTTGCGGTTATGTCCGCCGGTATGAAAAACTATCCCGTCAAGTGGGAGGGCGCAGTCAAGGCGGGCAAGCAGATGGCAGACGCCATCGTGGAATATATCGGAGGCATTGAGGTGGTGAAAGCGTTCAGCCAATCCGCCGGTTCCTACAAAAAATATTCTGACTCGGTGAATTATAACGCCAACTACTATGTGGACTGGATGCGGGAAAACCAGAAAACCATGAGCGCCTACAACGCCATCCTGCCCTCAGTGCTGATTTGCGTGCTGCCCTGCGGCTTCGCGTTCTGGCTCTCCGGCAGTCTGGAGCTTTCCACCTTCCTGTCCATTGTGATTTTCTCGCTGGGGCTGATCGGGCCGATTATTGCGGCCTTTACCTTTACGGACGATTTGGCCGTACTGGGGACAAATGTGGAAGAAATCAGCCAGCTTCTGAACGCCGAAGAACTGAACCATAAAGAAACGCCGATCAAGCTGGAAGATACCGGCATTTCTCTTAGGTCTGTGTCGTTTTCCTATGACGGGACAACAGAGGTTTTGCATGATGTGAATCTCACCATCCACCCCGGAACCATGACCGCCCTTGTAGGTCCGTCCGGCTCCGGCAAGTCTACGGTGGCGAAGCTGATTGCCGGGTATTGGGATGTTACATCCGGTAGCATTACCCTCGGCGGCCATGAGCTGAAGGATATACCGCTGTCTGAAATTGCAGATCAGATTTCCTATGTGTCCCAGGACAATTACCTGTTTAACCGCAGTATCCGGGAGAATATTCGCATGGGAAGGCCCGATGCTACGGACGCAGAGGTGGAACAGGCCGCCAAACAAAGCGGCTGCGACGCCTTTATCCGCAAGCTGGACAATGGCTATGATACGGTTGTCGGCAGCGCCGGTTCCCACCTTTCTGGCGGGGAGCGCCAGCGGATCGCCATCGCCCGCGCCATGCTGAAAAATGCGCCGGTTGTCATTTTGGACGAGGCAACAGCCTACATCGACCCCGAAAATGAGGCGCTGGTACAGAAAGCCATTTCCGCTTTGACTGTCGGCAAGACCCTGATTGTGATCGCACACCGGCTGTCTACCATTGTTGGCGCGGACAACATTGTTGTGGTGAAGGATGGAACCATCCACGCACAGGGTACGCATGAGAAGCTGCTGGAAACCTGCCCTCTCTACCGGGATATGTGGCAGGCGCATATCGGTGCGAAAGACCAGATGTAA
- a CDS encoding erythromycin esterase family protein gives MGFSIYRTEEMAELISYMRQYNESALEGEDLRFYGFDMQRISYSMRFLEEVCKELE, from the coding sequence ATTGGATTTTCCATTTATAGAACGGAAGAGATGGCAGAACTTATCTCCTATATGCGCCAGTACAATGAAAGTGCATTGGAAGGCGAAGACCTTCGCTTTTACGGTTTTGATATGCAGAGGATTTCTTACAGCATGAGGTTTTTGGAAGAAGTCTGCAAAGAACTGGAATGA
- a CDS encoding TetR/AcrR family transcriptional regulator translates to MAFTDYETEQLRKALLKETRRCAVTLGMKKTSVDQLTKAVGIAKGSFYKFYESKEMLFFAVLENIHSELYGVADRALRESDGLPPSERAAKAVLAVCQRLSDTGDMIFIENDAKLLLERLPEDVKSIHYHDGETHIRQLLEKHDLVPKHGAPLAAATVRGLILTVSHKEQIGGLYPQVLETLVYGACRELFK, encoded by the coding sequence TTGGCTTTTACCGATTACGAGACTGAGCAGCTCCGCAAGGCGTTGCTGAAGGAAACGAGGCGCTGCGCCGTCACGCTGGGGATGAAAAAAACCTCCGTGGATCAGCTGACGAAGGCGGTCGGCATTGCGAAGGGCTCGTTCTATAAATTCTACGAATCCAAGGAAATGCTTTTCTTCGCGGTTTTGGAGAACATTCACTCCGAGCTTTACGGAGTGGCTGACCGCGCGCTGCGTGAATCTGACGGCTTGCCGCCGTCGGAACGTGCGGCAAAGGCTGTTCTTGCCGTTTGTCAGCGGCTGTCCGATACCGGTGATATGATTTTCATCGAAAACGATGCGAAGCTGCTTTTGGAAAGGCTGCCGGAGGATGTGAAAAGCATCCATTACCACGACGGCGAGACGCACATCCGTCAGCTGTTGGAGAAGCACGACCTTGTGCCAAAACACGGTGCACCCTTGGCTGCCGCCACAGTGCGCGGACTGATTCTGACCGTCTCACACAAGGAGCAAATAGGAGGACTGTACCCGCAGGTGCTGGAAACGTTAGTGTACGGCGCTTGCAGGGAGTTATTTAAATAA
- a CDS encoding ABC transporter ATP-binding protein has product MIRIDHVTFSYGEENENAGGVHDINLTVEDGQCVVLCGESGSGKTTITRLINGLIPHYYEGKMNGEVWVNGAKVSEQPLYDTAKTVGSVFQNPRSQFFNVDTTSEITFGCENLGQPEQSIRERLDKTIRDFRLEKLMGRNIFHLSGGEKQKIACAGVSIMEPDVLVMDEPSSNLDASSILDLRAILAFWKSQGKTIIVSEHRLYYLRGLADRFIYITGGKVEKDYSAAEFESLTEQQRAKLGLRTFILEDLLPPKALPQAGQQMELRNFCFAYKNEPETLHIRESKIPANRIVGIIGNNGAGKSTFSRCFCGLEKRCGEVIWNGRTYRPKDRLNTCYMVMQEVNHQLFTETVLDEVLISMEEENQEWAEEILAELDLTDFKDRHPMSLSGGQKQRVAIASAIASKRSILFFDEPTSGLDYKHMKEVANVLRQVRNTGITVYVITHDLELILDCCTDIVHFEDGSIIDQFPMDADGLEKIRNYFIKGVSVK; this is encoded by the coding sequence ATGATACGGATTGACCATGTGACCTTCTCTTATGGAGAAGAAAACGAGAACGCTGGTGGAGTCCATGATATAAATCTGACCGTAGAGGACGGTCAATGCGTCGTACTTTGCGGCGAAAGCGGCAGTGGAAAAACGACAATTACCAGGCTGATCAACGGTCTGATTCCCCATTACTATGAAGGAAAAATGAATGGAGAAGTGTGGGTAAATGGGGCAAAGGTTTCGGAACAGCCCCTTTATGATACCGCGAAAACGGTTGGCAGCGTGTTTCAAAACCCCCGCTCACAATTTTTCAATGTGGACACAACCAGCGAAATCACATTCGGGTGTGAAAATCTCGGCCAGCCGGAGCAAAGTATTCGGGAACGATTAGATAAGACCATCCGGGATTTCCGCCTGGAGAAATTGATGGGACGCAATATCTTTCATCTCTCCGGCGGGGAAAAGCAAAAAATTGCCTGTGCCGGGGTATCCATCATGGAGCCGGATGTGCTGGTTATGGATGAGCCGTCATCCAACCTGGATGCTTCCTCTATCCTGGATCTGAGAGCAATACTTGCGTTTTGGAAGTCGCAGGGGAAAACAATTATAGTGTCAGAGCATCGGCTCTACTATCTGCGCGGTCTTGCGGATCGTTTTATCTATATTACCGGCGGAAAGGTGGAAAAAGATTACTCCGCAGCGGAGTTTGAGAGCCTGACGGAGCAACAGAGAGCCAAGTTGGGGCTGCGTACCTTTATTCTTGAAGATTTGTTGCCGCCGAAAGCATTGCCCCAGGCCGGTCAGCAAATGGAACTTCGCAATTTCTGCTTTGCCTACAAAAACGAACCGGAAACGCTGCACATCCGGGAAAGTAAAATCCCCGCAAATCGTATTGTCGGGATCATCGGGAATAATGGAGCTGGAAAGTCCACCTTCTCCCGGTGTTTCTGCGGCCTTGAAAAGCGCTGCGGTGAGGTGATCTGGAACGGCAGAACTTATCGGCCTAAAGACAGACTAAATACCTGCTACATGGTGATGCAGGAAGTCAATCACCAGCTTTTCACGGAAACTGTGCTGGATGAAGTCCTGATCAGTATGGAGGAGGAAAATCAGGAGTGGGCTGAGGAAATCCTTGCCGAGTTAGATTTGACAGATTTCAAAGACAGACACCCTATGTCCCTCTCCGGCGGTCAGAAACAGCGGGTAGCGATTGCCTCAGCAATCGCGTCTAAACGCTCTATTTTATTTTTTGATGAACCGACCAGCGGCCTTGATTATAAGCACATGAAAGAGGTTGCAAATGTCCTGCGACAAGTCAGGAACACGGGTATTACCGTGTATGTCATTACTCATGACCTTGAGTTGATATTAGACTGTTGTACGGATATTGTCCATTTTGAAGATGGTTCTATCATCGACCAATTTCCAATGGATGCGGATGGACTTGAAAAAATTAGAAACTATTTCATAAAGGGGGTATCTGTAAAGTGA
- a CDS encoding TnpV protein: MSKLTYIRCGDYDIPNLKLSEQPETSIGKYGRMRKSYLKKHRPILYNQLLMSEKLYPHLLEIERTAQGRVETMLPHMMEVAGATEELKARNPMRWAGLMNTLKAQVEEVLLQELVYI, translated from the coding sequence ATGAGTAAGTTGACTTACATTCGTTGTGGAGATTATGATATACCCAACCTAAAACTTTCTGAACAGCCGGAAACTTCTATCGGCAAGTACGGCAGGATGCGAAAATCCTACCTAAAGAAACATCGCCCCATTCTCTACAACCAACTGCTGATGAGCGAGAAGCTGTATCCACACCTGTTAGAGATTGAGCGGACAGCACAGGGGCGTGTGGAAACCATGTTGCCTCACATGATGGAAGTTGCGGGTGCCACAGAGGAACTGAAAGCCCGCAACCCCATGCGCTGGGCGGGGCTGATGAACACGCTGAAAGCGCAGGTGGAGGAAGTGTTGTTGCAGGAATTAGTTTATATCTGA